In the genome of Arachis stenosperma cultivar V10309 chromosome 6, arast.V10309.gnm1.PFL2, whole genome shotgun sequence, the window CTTCTTCCTTATGAGGCAATAATGTTGATATCTCTCCTTATCTCTTTTTTATCTGGACCAGAATGCATCATATCCACCACTTACCTTACCTTTAACCAAAGTTATATAATGTAAACACCAAATATAAGGCAAATAATGGATAAATGCAATAATAAGTAATCATGCACATACTTCATTTTGAGATTCTGAATGATGTAATATGTTCCTCTTTTTCCAACCTGTTGTGCCTTGTCTTGGTGGGAATTGCCCCAGTCGACGGCGAACTTGATGTTCTCACACATGTTGGTGGTGCTAATAGGCCAATAATGTTGCAAAGGTACCATGTTTCTTGTgaagaagtcaaagtattgagGCTCTATGAACATTGTCATTGAGTCACATGCAATTATGTATTTCTCACTGACGGACCATGTAGCACCTTCTACATATATCTTGTACCTTTAGTTTGTAATAACATCAACAAATTTAGTCACTAATATATTCACAAtctacatttttttaaatttgacaaGTTTACCTACCTATAGGTACATTGATATCCCAGTTTTGTATCCTGaaaatttttctctttctcatcAAGCCATTGctggaaaaagaaaatcaaagttAATTGTGCAATTAGCTACTTGAACACATAAAGTTATCAAGGCTTAAAAGTTATATGCTTATCACGCTGTATATTATCCAAAAACATGATGGTATATTGGTATTCTGAATTTCTTGTATTTACTTGCTAATTTGGTTACAAGAACAACCCATCCTTCTTTATTGCACTTTGTGGCCTAAAATTGCCTGCCTCATCAGATAAGGAATCACAATCAAGTTCAATGTCAATTCAACTATATCATTGACAATAACTTTACTATGGCAACATTATGGAGAGAGAAAAGAGGGGGTTGTTGCAAAATCCGTATCCATTAATTTAAAATGATTGCGGTTCTTTAATTTTTCAGCATATGGTTTCactttatttatctatttttgttattattggAAGCATTAGTAACATGGATATAAGACAAATAAttcatttttctattatttgcTTTTGAGATTAGCAGTGCTTCATATCTCTTCATTATTGCATTTAACCATAATTCAAACACTTACATCAGAAAATACACACACACGCCATGTTTTGTACTAATTTTGGACAAATGATGCAGATTAATCAGTTCAATAGGACATATTAGGTCTCAAACTAAATAAAatcagaagcaaaaaaaaaaaaaataacacaacAGAAAATGCAGCAATAACAagctaacaacaacaacatcatAAAAAGGTCAATGAAAGTTAAAATACACAATAATAAAAACAGAACCAGCATTCTTTGTTTCTTCCTATTAGAGCATGAAGTAGATCTAAAAGAACGAAGCGTTACCTATTAGAAGTGATAGAAATGGTGAAACCAAATTGTAGAAGCTTGTTGAAGGCAGCAACAACAGCGTTGCCATGGCGAGGAGATGAGCCAGATTGAAAACTAGATCGTAGAAGGTAGTGACAACGGTGTTGCTTGCGATGGCGTAGAGATGAATGACAGTGATGAGATGAGCAGTGATAAATCTTCATATCGAAGCCAAATCATAAAAGCTCGCTGAAGGAGGAGAACGCGCCGCCAGAGGAGAACATTGCTAGAGGAGATCGTCAGACCGTTTTAGTTCACAACACACAATCTCGTCGGAGGAGAACGCCAAGAAAATCGTAGCCGGAGCAATCGCTGGAGCAGAACATCATCGGAGCAATCGCTAGTGCAGATCGTCAGTGGAGCAGAGCATAGATCGTCGTTTTCGGGTTTGACAGTGGTGGCAACGCGCGTTAGGGTTTTCCTTGTTGGGGTAACACAGTCGATTTAAGATATTTGGGTTTGCCATGCTTTTCGCATTTTCCTTCGTTTGGGCTTTTTTTAAACAATGTGCTCCGATAATGGCGGTTTCAACTACCAAAATCACCAAAAACTACCATTTTATGTAAATTAATTATGGCAGCATCATAAAATTTCGTAATACTCGAATATTACGGAGGTTATTTAAAATCGCCATAATATAAATGCCATTTTAAACCCTTTTTTTGTAGTGTAGTTTCGAATATTAATATTGTTACGTTAGTTTTAACTctatctaaatcctaaaacctaaacaTATCTATCAAGTATTACCATGCTAGTCAATTTTTGTTAATAACAATTTAAAACGATATaatgaaaatatatttaaaatgttaattgtaaactaaaacaaataaaacaatatcaaatatttttttctgaTTACAACTTTTCTAAATCTTCACAAAAGTCATACTTATTTCTAAATGATATGATAGAAGTCCacaaaaatttgatataatacaaaactacaaaattttgtccaaaaccaaaagaaaaacaacgTTTGCATTATTTTTTGTGCATAtctcttttgtttatttttcttttatgatatataaaagacaaaatttttattaattacttttaatattcaaaataaaaatgtgcGAAAAAATCATTcagaaaaataatttagataACATTCTTCAAAACAAAAAGGTTACAAAATCATTTTCCGGGTATGACTATATTTTTTACATGAgctataactttttttttttttttacatgagctataacccttttttttttacatgaGCTATAACTTTTTTGCACAACTAGGTCTCTCTTAAACattacccaaaaaaaaaaaaagctagcTTATTTCCACTTTTTTGGCGAAACATTTTTGGGTGTCTCAGACTCTCAAGTATCTCCCTTGAGAACAATGACTAATATGTGAATTTGTCGTTGACTAATAATCTAATACACAATTCCATACTTATTTAAGTAAATGAATGTGTTGATTATTCGAGTGAATTAAGAGACTCATATGGTGAAGATTTATATATAGATATTTTCatatataattgataaataaaaattattaaataatttaacaaatttaattaaaattatcatttaataGCCATCAATCTTACATAAAAACTTCACGTGAGTTTTTTCCTTTAAACATACAAACCTGGCCTAGTTTCCAGCCCCATTATTcacaatttattttaattttcttccaTACCCAAATACGAAGTGTATCCTTGCCCCGGATCCCATCTCACCGTAAACATAACCTCTGATATTCTATTTTGCTTTTAAGAAAAATTTGTAACATGAAAATGATTCAATTGAACTGAAACAAGCAATGAAATTAACAACattaattcttaatttgaaCAAAATATATTCGCAAAACTCGACATAAAGTATGCTGATCAAACACAATATAATGACGATGCTACAGTGGACTAATAAAAACGAGTATCACAGTTTACTTTTTAGCATTAAAAATCAATAAGAACACGAGTCAAGATAGTATAAAATGATCATTTCATATATCCGGTTTGCTTTCTGATTTAGtagtgaaaaaataaaatacaagaaacaaaaagagaaaaaagttggTAGTTAGTAATAGTGGAAAAGAGGTTGAATTCCCTACCTAAACTGACATCACGGCGGGAGAGGCAGAGGAAGTGGAAGATGAGACTGGGGGCGACCCTAATAATAACTACAGacttattatttataatatttatctaatattactctattatttataaaattattttattctgatttgtttattatctttcaaataaatttttatacttcaattataattttaagatGTCAAACATTAAAAAAACAGTAGGTAAACAATTCTCCTTTCCTCTAACAGAATAGAAAGActtttcatttcttctttaACATTCAACCCATCCATGCATGCAAAAACCACCATATCATGATGAACATCTACCTATTTATAGGAAAAATGTTAAGTATCTAAATACTATCTTGACTCATATAATTTATGAATAGATATGATATGGGCACCTATTTTCCCTTCTTCCGGCATCCCGTGCAGCTATGACAAAATGTTGTGTGTGCAGTTGTGTACATATGAAAGTATTGATGAGATAGATGAAATATGAAAGCAACATGCATTGGTTTATTAGAAGTTAGCAGCGCCAAGCCGATGCAGCAATTATGGCCCTATCCTGCCACCCAAGAAGCAAGCAACCCTTGTCTTCAGTAAGCCGATACCCATCGCATGAATACAGACCCAGCAAGATCTTCGACTGAGTCACCGCGTTCGGACTCAGTGGAACCCCTTTGAACCCTTTCCCTTCCATGATCTTCCTCCACTTTTCCAGCCTCTCATGCCTCTCCACCCTTTCTTGCCCCTCGCACGCCACGATGTTCCTTATCTCCGGCGCGAAGATGTACTGCTCCACCTTCGCCCTCTGCGCCGATTCCGGTGGAAACGTCGCGTCCAAGGAATCGAAAATCGCAGAATAATAATGCAATGCCTCCAAGAACCTCCCAAGAAAATAAGGCCCGTTATGGCTAGCTTCTTGCTCGACTAGAGTCACTATGCTCGGTGCTTGGTCCCTTATCATGGTGAGTAAGTTGCCGAGCGCGTTACCGGGGACACGGTGGAGCTGATTAACGGTATTAACGGCCAGCGCTTCGCCGACTCGGCGGTTGAACATGTGAGGCTTTAGATTCTCCAGTTGTTCCCCGACGGGGTGGAATTCGAAGGGGATGCGTAGCGAGTGGGCCAATTCTGTTAGGCATCGGCCTGTCTCCTTGACAGACTCGATGCTAGGCCCGACCCCGGTGATCCGCAGAAATGGAGCACCACTGGATCGGGCTGCAAGGGCCTGCATGAAGGCGGGCCACTGATATCCCTGGAGTATGTCGAGGTCTATGACGTGGACCCGCTCTTCGCCCTCGAAGGCCTCGAAGATGGCCTGGTTGGCAGTGAAGTGGGCGAATTTGATATAGGGACAGGCCTGGTAGACGATCTGGTAGATCTTGAGGATTTCCATGGAGTTTGAGTGTGGGAAAGTGGAGGAAGGTGTGGGGTTGGCATTATTGGAGGTGGATGTTGTGGCTAGCCTTGCGGTTAGAGACTCAGTGAAGCATGAAGCGACGCGTTGCATGGAGTCGCCAAGGGGTGTTACGACTCTGTTGAGGTGTTGGAGGTACCTCCTTGCCAGCATGTATTCCTCTTTGGCCACTGCCTCTGCACATGCTAGAAGCAGGTGCACCAGTTGCAACCCACTCTCTTGTTCCTATGCATCATAACACACAATTCAAGGGACAACCATAATactaaaattgaaaataataataataattaataacttCATGTTTAGAATTCTTGAGTTAAATACAAACCATAAGACATGTATGTAGCATGAATAATTTCAATATTGAGGTGCATGAGGTGATACTATATATGACAATGAATTAAGTGAAATTaactaagaaaatttaaagatttattATACTACTACCTGTTCTAGTCCAAGTGGAATAGGAACCATCAAATTTTGATGGTGTTGATGTGAGTGTGGATGCTGTTGTTGTTGTACTTGTTGCTTCTGTTGCTTCTCATGGTATCGTTCTTGTTGCAACGCTTGGGAAAGCGATGCACTGACCATGGAACCCATGTGATGGTAGATCTCATTCTCTTGCACCGACGACTCTTCACTCGCCGAAGGAATCAAATTCCCCAACTCAAAGCATTCAGAAGAACTTCCAACAATATCAGAACCGTCACCAACTTTGCTGCGGTTATTTGCGGCGGTTATCGATGAGTATTCCCCTTGTTGAAACTCTTCTAAAAACTCCTCAATTGCAGGCAGTGAAAGATTCTCAACATGCTGCATGTACTGATTGTTTGGTGAGTTGAACACCCTGTGGAGTGGACTAAGCCCTTTCCCTTTTCCTCCGCCGCCTCCACCGCTACTATTATAGGcgccgatttgggccaaaaaCCGCGGCGGAGAGCAGCCGGAAAAGCTTTGTGCTTGCATTGAATGAGCGTAGTTGTAGTTGCAATTGTAAGTTGAGGCTTGTTGTGGGGAAGGGACATTCCTCACTGGGGAACACATCATGAAATCAGTATCTAACTGATCAGAGAAAAAGGATTCCCACATTGAACTGTCTGGTGATTGGACTTCAACATCTCCATCGAGGTCAAATTTGAGTCCTGGAAGGTTTAAGCTTGGTGGTGTTAGGGTACTGTTATTATTCTGTTCTaataaatcaacagaggatTGTGTAGCATTGTTTTTCTTATTTGATTGTAAGACTGAGTCATTTGAAGAAGTGGGCTGTAGCTTTGTGCTTGAATTCTCACTTTTGAGAGACACTGAGCTTCCACATAGTGAATTGATCATTTTTTGCTTCTACTTTGCCCTTTGCTCTTTTTCTTAGTttggatttagggtttagggtttttttCAATGTAAAGTTCTCAATAGGAGAATGTTTTAAGATATGAGATCTCTGTACTGTGATATTTTCCTATGGGCTATGGAGTTTGGTTGGTATATGGAAAGAGTAAAGACTCTATTTTCTCCCTTCTTATTATTGAGGTGAGTTTTGTCAGCTACTTAGTATTACAGATTTTGCATGAAAGGCAGTGGAGTGGGGACACAAGAGACAAAACCTAATTCCAATCCTTTTGTGATTGGAGGTTTGTTTTTGAATAAAGCTCCATTTCATGTCTTGGCACAATAATGCTAGCTGGTTCTTTTGAGGCTTCATTCTTGTCATTTTGCTTACCTGTTTTAACTGTTATAGCCAAAAGGCTTTGGAATAGTTGAGGTGGCAATACAGGACAAACATTTGGGAGGGTCTACTTTCTTTGGGCCGGCCCACCTTTTTACAAGGTTACTCACATAGGGAACTATGGGAATCATGGGGAATCCATTAGtcaatttattaataaaaatgaaaggaaacCAACTTGTGCTGagatagttgttagtttattaaTTGGCTTAAATAagtgttttaaatttaaattttttcttatgTATATAGAAATTTATTATCCACAAtacatttttaaataaaattttgatttatgaTAATTAATCCTTAACTTACCGGATTAAAAGAtactacaaaaagaaaaagataataaaaattgaatggAAGGAAGATCCATCAAGGCATCTTGGTTAATTGAAACTTGCAActaaaatacataattataagAGTAAGAGAATTATTTTGTGATATCATATTTTTGTCATATTCAAAGAagatacataattttttatagaaTATTCAATACATTTTATATGTGAGTTATATACTCATCTagtaatataaaaatatgtttcaaTTAAGTGCATAGAAGAGAGGTTATTGTCACATCCTTTACTTGTGGTTAATGCCACATTCtctctaatttattttaatttatcttaaAATTACTAAAAGGAATGGAAATTTTCTACTGCCAAACTCACATTTAAAAAGTTATACTAATTAATACtaaatactaataaataaaaatatacaaaaattagcTCAAAAGTTTGTATTTTGATTAAATTTGAATAACTATCGTCAATTAGGatcaaataaaaacataatatatacTATCAATGAGTAATAGTTCAAATAGCATAGTCTTTccatactcaattaagaggTTACGGGTTCGAATCTcctatctttggtaaaaaaaaaaaaaaaaaaaaaacataatatatacTCATTTGGCAAAACAGAAACAATGATGGCATAGTCctcatataatatatatttgttCAATAATAATAAGTTATAGTTTATGTTGTAACTCCAAGAGAAAAGTACTATTTGGAAACCGAGCGA includes:
- the LOC130936178 gene encoding GRAS family protein RAM1-like isoform X1; the protein is MINSLCGSSVSLKSENSSTKLQPTSSNDSVLQSNKKNNATQSSVDLLEQNNNSTLTPPSLNLPGLKFDLDGDVEVQSPDSSMWESFFSDQLDTDFMMCSPVRNVPSPQQASTYNCNYNYAHSMQAQSFSGCSPPRFLAQIGAYNSSGGGGGGKGKGLSPLHRVFNSPNNQYMQHVENLSLPAIEEFLEEFQQGEYSSITAANNRSKVGDGSDIVGSSSECFELGNLIPSASEESSVQENEIYHHMGSMVSASLSQALQQERYHEKQQKQQVQQQQHPHSHQHHQNLMVPIPLGLEQVEQESGLQLVHLLLACAEAVAKEEYMLARRYLQHLNRVVTPLGDSMQRVASCFTESLTARLATTSTSNNANPTPSSTFPHSNSMEILKIYQIVYQACPYIKFAHFTANQAIFEAFEGEERVHVIDLDILQGYQWPAFMQALAARSSGAPFLRITGVGPSIESVKETGRCLTELAHSLRIPFEFHPVGEQLENLKPHMFNRRVGEALAVNTVNQLHRVPGNALGNLLTMIRDQAPSIVTLVEQEASHNGPYFLGRFLEALHYYSAIFDSLDATFPPESAQRAKVEQYIFAPEIRNIVACEGQERVERHERLEKWRKIMEGKGFKGVPLSPNAVTQSKILLGLYSCDGYRLTEDKGCLLLGWQDRAIIAASAWRC
- the LOC130936178 gene encoding GRAS family protein RAM1-like isoform X2; translation: MINSLCGSSVSLKSENSSTKLQPTSSNDSVLQSNKKNNATQSSVDLLEQNNNSTLTPPSLNLPGLKFDLDGDVEVQSPDSSMWESFFSDQLDTDFMMCSPVRNVPSPQQASTYNCNYNYAHSMQAQSFSGCSPPRFLAQIGAYNSSGGGGGGKGKGLSPLHRVFNSPNNQYMQHVENLSLPAIEEFLEEFQQGEYSSITAANNRSKVGDGSDIVGSSSECFELGNLIPSASEESSVQENEIYHHMGSMVSASLSQALQQERYHEKQQKQQVQQQQHPHSHQHHQNLMVPIPLGLEQEQESGLQLVHLLLACAEAVAKEEYMLARRYLQHLNRVVTPLGDSMQRVASCFTESLTARLATTSTSNNANPTPSSTFPHSNSMEILKIYQIVYQACPYIKFAHFTANQAIFEAFEGEERVHVIDLDILQGYQWPAFMQALAARSSGAPFLRITGVGPSIESVKETGRCLTELAHSLRIPFEFHPVGEQLENLKPHMFNRRVGEALAVNTVNQLHRVPGNALGNLLTMIRDQAPSIVTLVEQEASHNGPYFLGRFLEALHYYSAIFDSLDATFPPESAQRAKVEQYIFAPEIRNIVACEGQERVERHERLEKWRKIMEGKGFKGVPLSPNAVTQSKILLGLYSCDGYRLTEDKGCLLLGWQDRAIIAASAWRC